One genomic segment of Methanothermococcus okinawensis IH1 includes these proteins:
- a CDS encoding sulfide-dependent adenosine diphosphate thiazole synthase encodes MDKFKIEEKDVTTSILKATFNMWMDIVDVDVVIVGAGPSGLTAARYLAKEGVKVVVVERHLSFGGGTWGGGMGHPYITVQKPADEILREVGVKLEEIDGGLYVADSVEVPAKLGVGAIDAGVKILTGVIVEDLILKENKVSGVVINSYAIDKAGLHIDPLTINAKYVIDATGHDASVTNTLARKNKDLGLEVPGEKSLWAEKAENSILRHTREIFPGLFVCGMAANATHGGYRMGAIFGGMYLSGKKVAELILEKLKNND; translated from the coding sequence ATGGATAAATTTAAAATAGAAGAAAAAGATGTTACCACCTCAATATTAAAAGCTACATTTAATATGTGGATGGATATTGTTGATGTTGATGTTGTAATTGTTGGAGCAGGTCCAAGTGGATTAACTGCTGCAAGATATTTGGCAAAGGAAGGTGTAAAAGTTGTAGTAGTGGAAAGACATTTATCCTTTGGAGGAGGAACATGGGGCGGAGGTATGGGACACCCATATATTACCGTTCAGAAACCTGCTGATGAGATTTTAAGAGAGGTAGGTGTAAAATTGGAAGAGATAGATGGTGGATTATATGTTGCCGACTCTGTTGAAGTTCCAGCAAAGTTAGGAGTTGGTGCAATAGATGCAGGCGTAAAAATTTTAACAGGCGTAATTGTCGAAGATTTAATTTTAAAAGAAAATAAAGTTTCAGGAGTGGTAATTAACTCATACGCTATCGATAAAGCAGGTCTTCACATAGACCCATTAACAATAAATGCAAAATATGTAATAGATGCCACTGGACATGATGCCTCAGTTACAAATACCCTTGCAAGAAAAAATAAAGATTTAGGACTTGAAGTTCCAGGCGAAAAATCACTTTGGGCAGAAAAGGCTGAAAACTCAATATTGAGACATACAAGAGAAATATTCCCTGGATTATTTGTATGTGGAATGGCTGCAAATGCTACACATGGTGGATACAGAATGGGTGCAATATTTGGAGGGATGTATCTCTCAGGTAAAAAGGTTGCCGAGTTAATACTGGAAAAATTAAAAAATAATGATTAA
- a CDS encoding homocysteine biosynthesis protein: MKTIKEINERIKNKDAIVVTSEEMIKIVDELGAKNAAKEVDVVTTGTFGAMCSSGVFLNFGHSDPPIKMMKTYLNGVEAYSGLAAVDAYLGATQPNSDDDIDIDYGGAHVIEDLVAGKDIELTAEGYTTDCYPRKRVSTTITIDDLNQAILLNPRNCYQSYAAATNSREEKIYTYMGTLLPEFGNINYSGAGQLNPLQNDYNKTTKSYNTIGIGTRIFLGGGIGYIIGEGTQHNPNTAFGTLMVKGDLKTMNNKYLRGATIPKYGSSLFVGIGVPIPVLNEDIAKACAIRDEDIEVPIVDYGVPRRERPTVAKTNYKELRKGKISIELNINGTKKIEKTIKTASVSSYKKSREVAEELKKWILNGEFLLTERVDTLGKGSSKPMKAKAKLVGDIIRKPPIVVNCNITIDEASKILIENNINHLPIVDENNMLIGILTSWDIARAVAQNKKSISEIMTRNIISSTVDEPIDVVARKMSRNNISGVPVVDKNGRVLGVVTAEDLSKLIGMRMKI; encoded by the coding sequence ATGAAAACTATTAAAGAGATTAATGAAAGGATAAAAAACAAAGACGCCATAGTAGTGACTTCCGAAGAAATGATTAAAATTGTAGATGAGCTCGGTGCAAAAAATGCAGCAAAGGAAGTAGATGTGGTTACCACAGGAACCTTCGGAGCAATGTGTTCAAGTGGTGTATTTTTAAATTTTGGACATTCAGACCCGCCAATAAAAATGATGAAAACATATTTAAACGGCGTGGAGGCATATTCTGGGCTTGCCGCAGTAGATGCCTACTTAGGAGCTACTCAGCCAAATTCAGATGATGACATAGATATCGATTATGGAGGAGCTCATGTAATAGAGGATTTGGTAGCAGGTAAAGATATTGAGCTCACTGCGGAAGGATATACAACAGACTGCTATCCTAGGAAGAGGGTATCCACCACAATAACAATAGATGATCTGAATCAAGCCATACTTCTCAACCCAAGAAATTGCTATCAATCATATGCCGCAGCAACAAACAGCAGGGAAGAAAAAATATATACCTATATGGGAACCCTCCTTCCAGAATTTGGAAATATAAATTACTCAGGTGCTGGACAGTTAAACCCACTTCAAAACGATTATAACAAAACAACCAAGTCCTACAACACCATAGGCATTGGAACAAGAATATTCCTCGGTGGCGGCATTGGCTATATAATTGGTGAAGGAACACAGCACAATCCCAATACTGCATTTGGAACACTTATGGTAAAGGGAGATTTGAAAACGATGAATAATAAATATTTAAGAGGAGCTACAATTCCAAAATATGGAAGTTCTTTATTTGTAGGTATCGGTGTTCCAATTCCCGTATTAAATGAAGATATTGCAAAGGCATGTGCCATAAGGGATGAAGATATTGAAGTTCCAATAGTTGATTATGGAGTTCCAAGGAGAGAACGGCCAACTGTGGCAAAAACCAACTATAAAGAATTAAGAAAAGGTAAAATTAGTATAGAATTAAATATTAATGGAACTAAAAAAATTGAAAAAACCATAAAAACGGCATCTGTATCAAGTTATAAAAAATCTAGGGAAGTTGCAGAGGAGCTCAAAAAGTGGATATTAAATGGGGAATTTTTATTAACCGAAAGAGTAGATACTCTTGGAAAGGGTTCCAGTAAACCCATGAAGGCCAAAGCAAAGCTTGTGGGAGATATTATAAGAAAACCTCCAATTGTAGTAAATTGCAATATAACAATTGATGAGGCTTCAAAGATATTAATTGAAAATAATATCAACCACCTTCCAATTGTAGATGAAAATAATATGTTGATAGGAATTTTAACATCATGGGACATAGCAAGAGCAGTAGCACAGAATAAAAAATCCATATCTGAAATAATGACAAGAAATATTATAAGTTCAACGGTTGATGAACCAATCGATGTTGTAGCAAGGAAAATGAGCAGAAACAATATATCTGGGGTTCCAGTTGTGGATAAAAACGGAAGAGTTTTAGGAGTGGTAACAGCAGAAGACCTATCAAAACTTATAGGTATGAGAATGAAAATCTAA
- a CDS encoding methyl-coenzyme M reductase glutamine C-methyltransferase codes for MKKITIYSPNYYTYGAMLIGGVLKEKFKNKYDVKLVKTLDNNSINLFLKSDYVLLSLYSTLHLMDKNLKKVIELLQNNNKHNSKKTKIFVGGPVSAYPEIVLNELNVDGVILGEGEIITPKIIEGDKEGLAYLENGEIIINKPKPKPKLDFSKPLIPKDIGAQSIRGANVYIETHRGCIGNCTFCQVPKFFGKDIRSKPLELILEEVKEFKKKGVKRIAISGGTGSLYNFKKEVNKSMFIELLEKVSRIIGNKNLSVPDMRVDYVDRDTLTAVKKYTIGWVFYGIESGSDKILKSMKKGTNREKNLNAVNLAKECGVKVGGSFIVGHPEEKEVDYLLTKDFIVDAELDDVFVSIAEPIPKTELCDLILDTPIEKNPTFKTHLGPYKRLNLTESEARCFDLLLHAENWKSNPHILTKQLYSIYLNEAKTQGKDIRNITNLIFKYKKFL; via the coding sequence ATGAAAAAAATAACTATTTACTCACCTAATTACTACACATACGGTGCAATGCTTATTGGAGGAGTGTTAAAGGAAAAATTTAAAAACAAATACGATGTTAAATTAGTTAAAACACTTGATAACAATAGCATAAATTTATTTTTAAAATCTGATTATGTTCTTTTGAGCTTGTATTCAACACTCCATCTTATGGATAAAAATTTAAAAAAAGTCATAGAGCTCCTACAAAACAACAATAAACACAACAGTAAAAAAACAAAGATATTTGTTGGTGGTCCAGTATCTGCCTATCCAGAGATTGTATTAAATGAATTAAATGTAGATGGCGTGATATTGGGAGAAGGGGAGATAATAACTCCAAAAATTATAGAAGGAGATAAAGAAGGTCTTGCATATTTGGAAAATGGAGAAATAATAATAAATAAACCAAAACCAAAACCAAAACTTGACTTTTCAAAACCGCTAATACCAAAGGATATCGGAGCTCAGAGTATAAGAGGTGCAAATGTATATATTGAAACCCATAGGGGATGCATAGGAAACTGCACTTTTTGTCAAGTTCCAAAGTTTTTTGGAAAGGATATAAGAAGCAAACCTTTGGAATTAATTTTGGAGGAAGTAAAAGAATTTAAAAAGAAAGGCGTTAAAAGAATAGCCATAAGTGGCGGAACAGGAAGTTTATACAATTTTAAAAAAGAGGTAAATAAATCCATGTTTATTGAACTTTTGGAAAAGGTTTCAAGAATCATTGGAAATAAAAACCTATCTGTCCCAGATATGAGGGTGGATTATGTTGATAGAGATACATTAACGGCTGTTAAAAAATATACCATTGGATGGGTATTTTATGGTATAGAAAGCGGAAGTGATAAAATATTAAAATCCATGAAAAAGGGAACAAATCGAGAAAAAAATCTTAATGCCGTAAATTTGGCAAAAGAGTGCGGTGTAAAGGTTGGTGGAAGTTTTATCGTTGGACATCCTGAGGAAAAGGAAGTAGATTATTTACTTACAAAAGATTTTATAGTAGATGCCGAGCTCGACGATGTTTTTGTATCCATTGCAGAACCAATACCAAAAACCGAATTATGTGATTTAATTTTAGATACGCCTATTGAGAAAAATCCAACATTTAAAACCCATTTAGGTCCATACAAAAGATTAAATTTAACGGAAAGTGAAGCCCGATGTTTTGATTTACTTCTTCACGCTGAAAATTGGAAATCAAATCCACATATTCTAACAAAACAGTTATATTCGATTTATTTAAATGAGGCAAAAACACAGGGCAAAGATATAAGAAATATAACGAATTTAATATTTAAATATAAAAAGTTTTTATAA
- a CDS encoding tRNA lysidine(34) synthetase, whose protein sequence is MINIKELKKYCNPSYLTIRNDKIIINNKRLARLSKTKIKKIEEEFGIPVIYSRSYENISQKMGRHISKYKIINPKDKIIVGLSGGKDSLALLHLLEPYRRRYGIEIYAITIDLNINGIRPWSSDNKNMASIKKHCENLNIPHKIIGFDKDVVEMSKILSENTKGIEYSPCFSCSVVRRYILTNFAMKLLEVNTNNIDINKIKICLGHTLEDNSDTILANILKGDVIKTLEPLKNFEEAVFDFKEFKLKLQKSTIIRPLLSVSEKEIIKALNECSISYYRDKDECPYSRDKGDSIRKKSHEILDYLEKDVKNVREMVVSSILKSMEFYGKK, encoded by the coding sequence ATGATAAATATAAAAGAACTAAAAAAATACTGCAATCCATCTTATTTAACCATAAGAAACGATAAAATAATAATAAACAACAAAAGATTGGCGAGATTGTCTAAAACTAAAATAAAAAAAATAGAAGAAGAGTTTGGAATACCTGTAATTTATTCAAGAAGTTATGAAAATATATCCCAAAAGATGGGAAGACATATATCAAAATATAAAATAATAAATCCCAAAGATAAGATAATTGTAGGATTAAGTGGTGGAAAGGATAGTTTGGCATTACTGCATCTTTTAGAACCATATCGGAGGAGATACGGAATAGAAATTTATGCCATTACAATTGATTTAAATATAAATGGTATTAGACCTTGGAGCTCCGATAATAAAAATATGGCATCTATAAAAAAACACTGCGAAAATTTAAATATACCTCATAAAATCATAGGTTTCGATAAAGATGTAGTTGAAATGTCTAAAATTCTTTCTGAAAATACAAAAGGTATTGAATATTCCCCCTGCTTCTCATGTTCTGTTGTAAGAAGATACATATTAACAAATTTTGCTATGAAGTTGCTGGAAGTAAATACAAACAATATTGATATAAATAAAATAAAAATATGTCTTGGACATACCTTAGAGGACAATTCAGATACAATACTTGCAAATATACTTAAAGGAGATGTAATAAAAACATTAGAACCTTTAAAGAATTTTGAGGAGGCTGTATTTGATTTCAAAGAATTTAAACTTAAACTTCAAAAAAGCACAATTATTAGACCGTTATTAAGTGTATCTGAAAAGGAGATTATAAAAGCACTTAACGAATGCAGCATATCCTATTACAGAGATAAGGACGAATGTCCATACAGTAGGGATAAAGGAGATAGTATAAGAAAAAAATCCCATGAAATCCTTGACTATCTTGAAAAAGATGTTAAAAATGTAAGAGAGATGGTAGTATCTTCCATTTTAAAATCCATGGAATTTTATGGAAAAAAATAA
- a CDS encoding 4Fe-4S binding protein produces the protein MKKRIYYWVAEEFVNKPIISEVILKTKIMINILMAKIKPQESFLMLELNGNENQLNDALKILTMYGEVEDVPKMIQKNDDKCIDCGACLVHCPVKAITMNEDFKVIFDENECIGCKNCANVCPVKAINILDL, from the coding sequence ATGAAAAAAAGGATATATTACTGGGTAGCAGAGGAATTTGTAAATAAGCCGATAATTTCAGAAGTAATATTAAAAACAAAAATTATGATAAACATATTGATGGCAAAAATAAAACCACAGGAAAGCTTTTTAATGCTTGAATTAAATGGAAATGAAAACCAATTAAATGATGCCTTAAAAATCCTAACGATGTATGGCGAAGTTGAGGATGTTCCTAAAATGATACAAAAAAACGATGATAAATGTATAGATTGTGGTGCCTGTTTAGTCCATTGTCCTGTTAAAGCCATAACCATGAATGAAGATTTTAAAGTAATATTCGACGAAAATGAATGTATTGGATGCAAGAATTGTGCCAATGTCTGTCCTGTTAAAGCCATAAATATTCTTGACTTGTAA
- a CDS encoding NOG1 family protein: protein MKERIEANPFRKIPTILYPDELMDKAYNRAEKVAGELRKTTRGESLYKSRIIEEHKVRTTASVIGDYLANVIAKTPSVDNLNPFYREILEILIDTDEFKKSLGALQWASEFIKKLGNIYGRKIREARTAQQTSIIRKEFLGRVSSVLKQIYPNLACIAVAREKLKNIPTVKDIPTVVIAGYPNVGKSTLLKKLTNAEPEVNAYPFTTKGLNVGYSDYGIQFVDTPGVLDRPIYERNDIELHAVVALNYLADSIIYVIDPTEYCGYTVEEQLNLLNEIEKTFKVPIIVAINKIDVEGYEKNLKKIEMFLTDKNMDALKISTEKNINLDKLKRKIMEIMRG, encoded by the coding sequence ATGAAAGAGAGAATAGAAGCAAACCCATTTAGAAAGATACCTACAATATTATATCCAGATGAGCTCATGGATAAGGCATATAACAGAGCTGAAAAAGTTGCAGGTGAGCTCCGAAAAACTACCCGTGGAGAGAGTTTATATAAATCAAGAATAATCGAGGAACACAAGGTAAGAACAACGGCATCAGTTATAGGGGATTATTTAGCAAATGTAATAGCAAAAACTCCATCAGTGGATAATTTAAATCCATTTTATAGAGAGATACTTGAAATTTTAATAGATACCGATGAATTTAAAAAATCTCTCGGAGCTCTACAATGGGCTTCTGAATTTATAAAGAAACTTGGGAATATATATGGTAGAAAGATTAGAGAGGCAAGAACTGCTCAACAGACATCGATTATAAGAAAGGAGTTTTTAGGTAGAGTTTCATCTGTTTTAAAACAAATATACCCTAATTTAGCATGTATTGCCGTTGCAAGAGAAAAATTAAAGAATATTCCAACTGTAAAAGATATTCCAACTGTTGTAATAGCGGGATACCCAAATGTCGGTAAATCTACCTTATTAAAAAAATTAACAAATGCAGAACCAGAAGTAAATGCCTATCCATTTACAACAAAGGGGTTAAATGTTGGATATTCTGACTACGGTATTCAGTTTGTAGATACACCCGGTGTTTTGGATAGACCTATTTATGAGAGAAATGATATAGAGCTCCACGCAGTTGTGGCTTTGAACTATCTCGCTGACTCCATAATATATGTTATAGACCCAACAGAATACTGCGGTTATACCGTTGAAGAACAGTTAAATTTGTTAAATGAAATTGAAAAAACCTTTAAAGTGCCGATAATCGTAGCAATAAATAAAATCGATGTTGAAGGTTATGAGAAAAATCTAAAAAAGATAGAGATGTTTTTAACGGATAAAAATATGGATGCTTTGAAAATATCCACTGAAAAGAATATTAATTTGGATAAGTTAAAAAGAAAAATTATGGAAATAATGAGGGGATAA
- the thiI gene encoding tRNA uracil 4-sulfurtransferase ThiI has protein sequence MNKVIIRYGEIGTKSRHTRKRFELILKNNIEMTLKKYNIESDVEILHTRLLLTIDKNNMDKALELLRKIPGIVSFSPCLECDLNIKDIEKFSISVFKDELRQIIQHINTDIYDDDNNNKTITFAVKTQRIKKQFNMNSMELSRQIGAVIIDEFDKLKIEDKNNSNNNNNNNSNNSINNKQLKNINLKVNLKNPDIYIGIELIDKAYIFTRRIEGVGGIPVGTQGKVLILLSDGIDSPVASYLMIKRGCNAVFLHLKISEEGLKKTEKIFNVLNDYDYTSKLIVKDYKEELQNIKSCLKEIGKEKYTCIFCKKNMLKIAEKYAKELNCDAIVNGDNLGQVASQTLKNIAVISRGISYPILRPLIGLDKNEIIDISKKIGTYGISTSKEIKCFAVPKYPITNADLKEIERIEKILNSK, from the coding sequence ATGAATAAAGTAATAATTAGGTATGGAGAGATAGGGACAAAATCAAGACATACAAGAAAGAGATTTGAGTTAATACTTAAAAATAATATTGAAATGACTCTTAAAAAATATAATATTGAATCGGATGTGGAAATTCTTCATACAAGATTGCTTTTGACGATTGATAAAAATAATATGGATAAAGCACTTGAACTTTTAAGAAAAATCCCCGGAATAGTTTCATTTAGCCCATGTTTAGAATGTGATTTAAATATAAAAGATATTGAAAAATTTTCAATTAGCGTATTTAAAGATGAGCTCCGTCAAATAATCCAACATATCAATACAGATATTTATGATGATGACAACAACAATAAAACCATAACTTTTGCAGTAAAAACTCAAAGGATTAAAAAACAGTTTAATATGAATTCAATGGAATTAAGTAGGCAAATTGGAGCAGTAATTATAGATGAATTTGATAAACTTAAAATTGAAGATAAAAATAACAGTAATAACAATAACAATAATAATAGTAATAATAGTATCAATAATAAACAATTAAAAAACATTAATTTAAAGGTAAATCTTAAAAATCCCGATATATATATTGGTATTGAATTAATTGATAAGGCATATATATTTACAAGAAGGATTGAGGGAGTTGGGGGAATACCTGTTGGAACACAGGGAAAGGTTTTAATTCTGCTTTCTGATGGAATAGACAGCCCAGTAGCCTCATATCTAATGATTAAAAGAGGATGTAATGCAGTGTTTTTGCATCTAAAAATATCAGAAGAAGGACTTAAAAAGACTGAAAAAATCTTTAATGTGTTGAATGATTACGATTATACATCAAAACTTATAGTTAAGGATTACAAAGAGGAATTACAAAATATAAAAAGCTGTTTAAAGGAAATTGGAAAAGAAAAATATACATGCATATTCTGTAAAAAAAACATGCTCAAAATTGCTGAAAAATACGCGAAAGAACTAAACTGTGATGCTATTGTAAATGGAGATAATTTGGGTCAGGTTGCATCTCAAACACTGAAAAATATAGCTGTAATAAGTCGTGGAATATCTTATCCTATATTGAGGCCACTTATTGGACTGGATAAAAACGAAATCATCGATATATCTAAGAAAATTGGCACTTATGGCATATCAACAAGTAAGGAAATAAAGTGCTTTGCAGTTCCAAAATATCCTATCACCAATGCGGACCTTAAAGAGATTGAAAGGATTGAAAAGATATTAAACAGTAAATAG
- the rimI gene encoding ribosomal protein S18-alanine N-acetyltransferase, translated as MVKIRRLMEKDINRIIEIEKESFEYSYPPTLIRQLYISFPDGFLVAEDSNGNIMGYVIATMEWGNGHIVSIAVGKNYRNKGVGALLLNAIEDYLFKKCNAKYIVLEVRFDNINARKFYYKKGYEDKRLLSEYYDDGSDAILMVKKNPYLESNNYYPIIVNMW; from the coding sequence ATGGTCAAAATTAGAAGGTTAATGGAAAAGGACATAAATAGAATAATAGAAATAGAAAAGGAATCTTTTGAATATAGTTATCCACCTACATTGATAAGGCAACTATATATATCATTTCCAGATGGATTTTTGGTAGCAGAGGATAGCAATGGAAATATAATGGGATATGTTATAGCTACAATGGAATGGGGAAATGGACATATAGTATCCATTGCAGTAGGTAAAAATTATAGAAATAAAGGTGTAGGGGCTCTATTGTTAAATGCTATAGAGGACTATCTATTCAAAAAATGCAATGCAAAATATATAGTTCTTGAAGTAAGGTTTGATAACATAAATGCAAGAAAATTTTATTATAAAAAAGGATATGAGGATAAACGACTGCTATCAGAATATTATGATGATGGTTCAGATGCCATATTGATGGTGAAAAAAAATCCGTATCTTGAATCTAACAATTATTATCCTATTATTGTTAATATGTGGTAA
- a CDS encoding TIGR00269 family protein: MKCSICKKNISFYHQRHSGLNFCKECFVKYIKKKVRKTLGKNIIKQNMTIGMGLSGGKDSLVMAYILNEFYKPIPNSNIIALIVDEGIEGFRKDGVNMAIKFCEEYDIAYKIATFKEYIGYDLDELVKIAKDKNLTMNPCSFCGVIRRKILNKMALNEKCNYLAIGHNLDDMAQAIMMNYIEGDVKKLAILGHDANNPMFVKRIKPLKYIPENEVLLFADLLEIKYHKAPCPYSSMSYRAEISDIIDKLEENHPGTKYSIVSGFEKLLEYLPVEKEMNVCKYCNEPSASEICKVCMFLEKLGILNV; encoded by the coding sequence ATGAAATGTAGCATCTGTAAAAAAAATATAAGTTTCTATCATCAACGCCATTCTGGATTAAACTTCTGTAAGGAGTGTTTTGTAAAATACATAAAAAAGAAAGTTAGAAAAACCCTTGGTAAAAATATAATAAAACAAAATATGACAATAGGTATGGGGTTAAGTGGTGGAAAGGATAGTTTAGTAATGGCATATATACTAAATGAATTTTACAAACCAATACCTAACTCAAATATAATAGCTCTTATCGTTGATGAGGGTATTGAAGGATTTAGAAAAGATGGAGTAAATATGGCAATTAAATTTTGCGAAGAATATGACATAGCATATAAAATAGCCACTTTTAAAGAATATATTGGATATGATTTAGATGAGCTCGTCAAAATAGCAAAAGATAAAAACCTTACAATGAACCCATGTTCATTCTGCGGAGTCATTAGAAGAAAGATATTGAATAAAATGGCATTAAATGAAAAATGCAATTATTTGGCAATAGGCCATAATTTAGATGACATGGCACAGGCTATAATGATGAATTATATTGAGGGAGATGTTAAAAAATTGGCAATTTTAGGACATGATGCAAATAATCCAATGTTTGTTAAAAGAATAAAACCATTAAAATATATTCCAGAAAATGAAGTTTTATTATTTGCCGATTTACTTGAAATAAAATATCATAAAGCACCCTGTCCATATTCCTCAATGTCATATAGGGCAGAAATATCTGATATAATTGATAAACTTGAAGAAAACCATCCGGGAACAAAATACTCCATTGTTTCAGGTTTTGAAAAACTTTTAGAATATTTACCCGTTGAGAAAGAAATGAATGTATGCAAATACTGCAATGAGCCATCAGCTTCTGAAATATGCAAAGTTTGTATGTTTTTGGAAAAGTTAGGTATACTTAATGTTTAA